The Phaseolus vulgaris cultivar G19833 unplaced genomic scaffold, P. vulgaris v2.0 scaffold_1161, whole genome shotgun sequence DNA segment CCAAGAATTAGGACTGCCATGAAAGCAACTAGAATAGTTTGCACAGGCTGGAAGACAGCAACAAACACAGGGCCACCCTTTTGAATACACCATGTTTGGAGAGATATGACAACGCCAGATGCTATAATTCCCTGCAATTGCCATCATGAAATAGTGAATTGAATTAACTTCAAAATTTCCAGCACTTGGGGGATTATATGTGTCATGTAAAtcatatttaatgatatttgagAATTGAAGTGATGAACATTACAGCATATAGGATAATAGAAAGCTCCTCTAGTGACTGTATCTTCCAATTTTCAAAGTCATCTTCTGCAAAGGCTGCTATGatcaagaattggatcaatcCAAAGAAGCATGTAAACGAAGTGAGGGTTAGTTTTGCTGGATACTTCTTCACCACAGGAGCCTGCACAAGTTTTTGCTTTTACCATTCAGGTAACAAAATTGGTGATACTGAGGAAATTAAGTAAATTTCATGAACATATGTCTGGTCACAACTACAATATATTTGTATGGATACGTTTATCTTAAGTACGAATCAACATATTGGTTATCTGAATTCTGAAATTTCAGTTTATATATTATGTCATGAGTATTAACCAGACCTGAAAAACTATCCAACCAGCCCATGACAGACAATGTCCAAGCAAGTATATGCAACCCCAAGTCCAATTTTGAGCTTTTGTTGATTGATCTACGTCTAAAGTGTCTCCCTGTGTTTGGTCCATCTGTAGGTGAAGAAGAGGAGGACCTTTATAAAGAGTAATTACTGTGGCACCCCCCACACTGGCAATGGTTCCAAGAACTTTTGCCAATCCATCTCTCCTTGTGATGTTGGCTTCCTCAAGCCTGGTACAAATCAAATGAAATCATCAAG contains these protein-coding regions:
- the LOC137817778 gene encoding WAT1-related protein At3g18200-like; translated protein: MTRNQRPPLTFSLLVQFFLLALLGITANQGFYLLGLYYASPTFASAMQNSVPAITFILALALRLEEANITRRDGLAKVLGTIASVGGATVITLYKGPPLLHLQMDQTQGDTLDVDQSTKAQNWTWGCIYLLGHCLSWAGWIVFQAPVVKKYPAKLTLTSFTCFFGLIQFLIIAAFAEDDFENWKIQSLEELSIILYAGIIASGVVISLQTWCIQKGGPVFVAVFQPVQTILVAFMAVLILGDQLYSGGLIGAIFIVLGLYLVLWGKNNEKKVTKSSSLTNPLLKAEEENKEIDAAPKDIP